In Scatophagus argus isolate fScaArg1 chromosome 3, fScaArg1.pri, whole genome shotgun sequence, one genomic interval encodes:
- the plch2b gene encoding 1-phosphatidylinositol 4,5-bisphosphate phosphodiesterase eta-2 has protein sequence MSSTPAMAPLSPGLRMFSPTLAKSSLHQAKQASSSLNSPTTSIMSSPKLWQKASISRLAEEFFWIGGSVVAQPKWRLGQIVERCMCTMQAGSQMTKLKGKKKGLVRFFYLDEHKSCIRWRPSRKHDKAKITIDSIHEVCEGKRSEIFRRYADNRFDPNCCFSIYYGERVKSLDLVSTNAEEARTWITGLKYLMAGISDEDSLARRQRTRDQWLQQTFSEADKNGDGTLSIGEVHQLLHKLNVNLPKQKVRQMFQDADTDENQGSLGFEEFCSFYKMISTRRDLYLIMISYSNQKEVMDLHDLARFLENEQKMRGLAREHLVDIVAKFEPCPDNLQRMVLGIDGFTNFMRSPAGDIFNPEHNQVNQDMTQPLNNYFIATSHNTYLTGDQLLSQSRVEMYAYVLQAGCRCVEVDCWDGPDGEPIIHHGYTLTSKILFKDVIETINKYAFTKSQYPVILSIENHCTVPQQKKMAEYLREVLQDKLDLSSVSIHECKKLPSPEILKGKVLVKGKKLPANLDPDAEEGDVSDEDTGDEEEEEDDDDDNAQRKKRIRVKNKAASDGESDHSSSRERTQIVYHPKKRKTMRLSRALSDLVKYTKSVRVHDIETQAFTNNWQVSSLNETVVNQILQLKPGELVRFNQRQLLRVYPSNYRVDSSNFNPQPYWNAGCHMVAMNYQTEGRMLELNQAKFSTNGNCGYILKPKCMRKGAFNPMLEDPLPGHRKTQLVLKIISGQQLPKPKDSMFGDRGEIIDPFVEVEIIGLPVDCSKQQTRVVDDNGFNPMWEETLVFNIQMPQIALVCFQVWDHDPIGRDFIGQRTVAFNSMMPGYRHVYLEGMAESSIFVHVAINDITGKIKPTNAVQAARKHIQKAAQKHMKGHQRQPSLDFSVLSSEDGRALYFRKDLDAISQDSRNGEIYPLVQGPAAKAAIHKGAMSEPVRRAHRVKIHEPPETRRGIFSRMSSTDSHHTEAAPYARPDSFDLETSPQASCLEVPYRQNSIQEELENEPDESPESIHAEQETVQTCEPEQPEQREELSEETKLDKDIATDPEEPPETQIQTNSLPHPQLAPHPLLQPDAKSSPLIPPSSPARVRRTLEAPAYPRPSTPMRTKARSRSCPRKQTTSPQTPMMNHKPVFHWQTQQAQNCSSYSNQVKPIPNGLCLSDSTSSGSDISTDSLEFVPYCAPAGTEQCEGTLQREMKALFDQRMREIRCKSPLFLND, from the exons TGGAGAGGTGTATGTGTACCATGCAGGCCGGCAGTCAGATGACCAAACTGAAGGGGAAGAAGAAAGGACTAGTCCGTTTTTTTTACCTGGATGAGCACAAGTCCTGCATTCGGTGGCGGCCCTCTAGGAAACATGACAAGGCCAAAA TAACTATTGATTCCATCCATGAAGTCTGTGAGGGGAAAAGGTCAGAGATCTTCAGGCGATATGCAGACAACCGCTTCGACCCAAACTGCTGCTTCAGTATTTACTATGGGGAGCGTGTGAAGTCCCTGGACCTGGTCTCCACCAATGCAGAGGAGGCCCGCACCTGGATCACTGGGCTGAAATACCTCATGGCTGGGATCAGTGATGAGGACAGTTTGGCCCGGAGGCAGCGCACCCGTGATCA ATGGTTACAGCAGACGTTCTCTGAGGCAGACAAAAATGGAGATGGCACACTGAGCATTGGAGAGGTTCACCAATTGCTCCACAAACTCAATGTGAATTTACCCAAGCAGAAAGTCAGGCAGATGTTTCAA gatgcagacacagatgAAAACCAGGGTTCTCTTGGCTTTGAGGAATTTTGTTCTTTCTACAAGATGATTTCCACACGCAGAGACCTATACCTGATAATGATCTCCTACAGCAATCAAAAGGAAGTCATGGATCTTCATGACCTTGCACGCTTTCTGGAAAATGAACAGAAG ATGCGAGGTCTGGCCAGAGAACATCTAGTTGATATAGTGGCTAAGTTTGAGCCTTGTCCTGACAACCTGCAGCGTATGGTATTGGGTATCGACG GATTTACCAACTTCATGAGAAGTCCTGCAGGTGATATCTTCAACCCTGAGCACAATCAGGTGAACCAGGACATGACACAGCCCCTGAATAACTACTTCATTGCCACCTCACACAACACCTACCTGACAGGAGACCAGCTGCTCTCTCAGTCTAGGGTGGAAATGTACGCCTATGTTCTCCAGGCAGGCTGTCGCTGTGTTGAGG tgGACTGCTGGGATGGGCCTGACGGGGAGCCCATAATTCATCACGGCTACACCTTGACATCTAAAATTCTGTTCAAAGATGTCATTGAAACAATTAACAAATATGCCTTCACAAAATCACA GTACCCAGTGATCTTGTCCATAGAGAACCACTGCACTGTGCCTCAGCAAAAGAAGATGGCTGAGTATCTGAGAGAGGTGCTGCAGGACAAACTGGATCTGTCCAGTGTCAGCATACATGAATGCAAGAAGCTGCCTTCCCCTGAGATCCTCAAAGGAAAAGTTTTAGTCAAG GGAAAAAAACTGCCAGCAAACCTTGATCCTGATGCAGAGGAAGGTGATGTGTCTGATGAAGACACtggtgatgaggaagaggaggaagatgatgatgatgacaatgcaCAG aggaaaaagagaatcaGAGTGAAAAATAAGGCGGCTTCTGATGGCGAGTcagaccacagcagcagcagggagaggacaCAAATTGTTTACCATCCCAA gaaaaggaaaacaatgagGTTGTCCCGAGCTCTGTCTGACTTGGTCAAGTACACAAAGTCTGTTCGTGTGCATGACATAGAAACACAAG CATTTACAAACAATTGGCAGGTATCATCCCTCAACGAGACTGTGGTGAACCAGATCTTACAGCTGAAGCCGGGTGAGTTGGTCCGTTTCAACCAACGGCAACTTCTAAGGGTTTACCCATCTAACTACAGAGTGGACTCAAGCAACTTCAACCCACAGCCATACTGGAATGCAGGGTGTCATATGG TTGCAATGAATTATCAAACAGAGGGGCGTATGCTTGAACTGAACCAAGCCAAGTTCTCAACCAACGGAAACTGTGGATATATTCTGAAGCCTAAGTGCATGCGTAAAG GTGCCTTTAACCCCATGTTGGAGGATCCTTTACCAGGACACAGAAAGACCCAGCTAGTGCTGAAGATCATCAGTGGACAGCAGCTTCCCAAACCCAAAGACTCCATGTTTGGGGACAGAGGAGAG ATTATTGATCCCTTTGTTGAAGTTGAGATAATTGGTCTACCTGTTGATTGTTCCAAGCAGCAAACCAGGGTGGTGGATGATAACG GTTTTAACCCAATGTGGGAGGAGACCCTTGTTTTCAACATTCAAATGCCACAGATTGCCCTGGTGTGCTTTCAGGTGTGGGATCATGATCCTATTGGACGAGATTTCATTGGACAGAGGACTGTTGCTTTCAACAGTATGATGCCAG GTTATCGGCATGTGTACCTGGAGGGAATGGCGGAGTCATCCATCTTTGTACATGTTGCCATCAATGATATAACAGGAAAG ATCAAACCTACAAATGCGGTGCAAGCAGCCAGAAAACACATCCAAAAAGCAGCCCAGAAGCATATGAAGGGTCATCAAAGACAGCCTTCTCTAGACTTCTCTGTTCTATCCTCAGAAGATGGACGTGCTCTGTACTTCCGCAAGGATCTGGATGCCATCTCTCAGGACAGCAGGAATGGGGAAATTTATCCTCTGGTACAAGGGCCCGCAGCCAAAGCTGCCATCCACAAAGGGGCCATGAGTGAGCCAGTGAGGCGAGCTCACAGAGTTAAAATTCATGAACCACCAGAAACAAGGAGAGGGATCTTCAGCCGGATGTCCTCCACTGACTCCCACCACACAGAGGCTGCTCCCTATGCGAGACCAGATAGCTTTGACCTTGAGACCTCTCCCCAGGCTTCTTGTCTTGAAGTTCCTTACAGACAAAATTCAATTCAAGAAGAGTTGGAGAATGAGCCTGATGAATCACCAGAGTCAATCCATGCTGAGCAAGAAACAGTTCAGACATGTGAACCAGAGCAGCCTGAACAACGTGAGGAATTATCAGAAGAAACAAAGCTAGACAAGGACATTGCTACTGATCCTGAGGAACCACCAGAAACTCAGATTCAGACCAATTCACTTCCTCATCCTCAGCTTGCGCCACATCCTCTGCTCCAACCTGACGCCAAATCCTCTCCACTTATCCCTCCATCATCCCCTGCCAGGGTGAGACGGACCCTAGAGGCTCCAGCTTACCCCCGACCGTCCACACCAATGCGAACAAAAGCCCGCTCACGCAGTTGCCCTAGAAAACAGACTACTTCTCCTCAGACCCCGATGATGAACCACAAGCCTGTTTTCCATTGGCAGACACAGCAAGCACaaaactgcagcagctacagcaACCAGGTGAAGCCCATACCCAACGGCCTCTGCCTGTCTGACAGCACATCCAGCGGCAGTGACATCAGCACTGACAGCTTGGAGTTTGTGCCCTACTGTGCGCCAGCCGGGACAGAGCAATGTGAGGGCAccctgcagagagagatgaaggcCCTTTTTGACCAGAGGATGAGAGAAATACGCTGCAAATCTCCGCTTTTTCTGAATG attAG
- the si:dkey-183j2.10 gene encoding probable glutamate receptor, which yields MQIRRITMLFGFFVLAVGFFLNMGMCTAVQSELRITTIKQEPYTMSKGTQLEGFCMDLLSEVAKKVGFKYKVQLVKDGSYGRQDESGNWNGMIGEVVRGEAELAVAPLTLTAAREKVVAMTKPFMQTGVGILMRKDISERTGFFDFLTPFTAETWVGILIAYLGTAACIFVVTRLSPCEWSQPQSEQNRFSFLHSLWYTAAALTLQGAGPHPKALSGRVICCSWWLFTIVLLAYYFSNLSSSKASDSTHLMVKGFDDLANQDVIQYGCLAGSSTLAFFKNSNNPLYRRIYEHMERTKSFVSSMDEGVRRAKEGNFAFIGESVSLDLAAARHCELVRAHEVVGMRGYSIAAALGSPMIKNLSVAILQLSEAGELAYLRGKWWASSCIADKAKSSAVQPHSLKGMFLVLCLGLGLGALLAVLELISKSRRSAAEQRKSCCTVLTDELSLRLRTSNANKAQENVDKDKEKA from the exons ATGCAAATCAGGAGAATCACAATGTTGTTTGGCTTCTTTGTGCTGGCTGTTGGCTTTTTCCTGAACATGGGAATGTGCACTGCAG TGCAATCAGAGCTGAGAATCACAACAATAAAG CAAGAGCCATATACAATGTCCAAAGGCACACAACTGGAGGGCTTTTGCATGGACCTGCTGTCTGAAGTAGCCAAGAAAGTGGGCTTTAAGTATAAAGTGCAGCTGGTGAAAGATGGTTCTTACGGCAGACAGGATGAGAGCGGGAACTGGAATGGGATGATTGGAGAGGTCGTGAGAGGC GAGGCAGAGCTTGCAGTTGCTCCACTGACTCTCACTGCAGCTCGGGAGAAAGTGGTGGCAATGACCAAACCCTTCATGCAGACAGGCGTCGGCATCCTGATGAGGAAGGACATCTCAGAGAGAACTGGTTTCTTTGATTTCCTGACTCCTTTCACGGCTGAGACTTGGGTGGGCATACTCATCGCCTACCTGGGCACTGCTGCTTGCATCTTCGTAGTTACCAG ACTCAGCCCATGTGAGTGGAGTCAGCCTCAAAGCGAGCAGAACAGATTCAGTTTTCTCCACAGTCTTTGGtacacagctgcagctctgactctACAAG GTGCTGGTCCTCATCCCAAAGCTCTCTCAGGCCGTGTCATCTGCTGCAGTTGGTGGTTATTCACCATCGTCCTCCTGGCTTATTATTTCTCCAACCTCAGCTCCTCCAAGGCCTCTGACTCCACTCACCTGATGGTGAAAGGGTTTGATGACTTGGCCAATCAGGATGTGATTCAGTACGGCTGTTTGGCTGGCTCTTCCACCTTGGCTTTTTTCAAG aATTCAAACAATCCATTGTACCGCAGAATATATGAACACATGGAGAGAACAAAGAGTTTTGTGTCATCTATGGATGAAGGGGTCCGACGTGCAAAAGAGGGAAACTTTGCTTTTATTGGAGAGTCTGTTTCTTTGGACTTGGCAGCCGCACGCCATTGTGAACTTGTCAGAGCACATGAAGTCGTTGGCATGAGAGGATACAGCATTGCCGCCGCCCTTG GCTCACCCATGATAAAGAACCTCAGTGTGGCAATATTACAACTGAGTGAGGCAGGGGAGCTGGCTTACCTGAGGGGTAAGTGGTGGGCCAGCAGCTGCATTGCAGACAAAGCCAAGTCTTCAGCTGTGCAGCCGCACAGCCTCAAGGGGATGTTTCTGGTTCTTTGTCTTGGCTTGGGGCTGGGAGCACTGCTGGCTGTCTTGGAGCTCATCTCCAAGAGTCGCAGAAGTGCAGCTGAACAGAGG AAATCGTGCTGCACTGTGCTGACAGATGAACTGAGTCTGCGTTTGAGGACCAGCAATGCAAACAAAGCCCAGGAAAATGTagacaaagataaagaaaaagcttag